In one Pecten maximus unplaced genomic scaffold, xPecMax1.1, whole genome shotgun sequence genomic region, the following are encoded:
- the LOC117319687 gene encoding dynein regulatory complex protein 10-like, producing the protein MAAAGIQSMVETLPVEPTIQIKLQMPRPPKGVPGAGPSKMRNRLRLDPSRALEPARKKIATIEAQRVMSVFEDTIHRIEMVSILPFLLNSIDRFRVSLGAELAGHLENHQVIQESYQEIKQQLDIQIRQNRKQKVVTRPSTGGSYMSEGRADSQYSGDDTTAPTMPTEESEMKVDKGMDVFDEAEEDAQSDRQSSSRQSDVSNISAASFNSTIGRTMRNLNLVAQQLSTSCKNIIRCFQLNTAAMKTIMNQARHQIPSSNQSLIQYLNELKEILLNKLLTTPEEESERMDYIQEISLRERNNAAIIEKLEEELRAAMADKDEEIKKKNDVIRRIQADLRQIEKFSEENMKRVQTEAEKQEASDIKTSDGKKQRLLQELQQLKTQNQNMITEHRESEQDLRRKKFRVESQVENLIQKFDADMTERQNEYEEIDAEYTKEKKQLHELEERFKTLEDEYQQIMEERRVAREKREAAERDMSNMVKAATTIQAFWRSFKVRKALKGRKKKGGGGKKKK; encoded by the exons ATGGCGGCAGCTGGTATCCAGAGTATGGTGGAAACACTTCCAGTGGAGCCAACTATACAAATAAAGTTGCAAATGCCACGTCCTCCAAAAGGTGTTCCTGGAGCAGGCCCCAGCAAAATGAGGAATAGACTGAGACTTGACCCTTCAAGGGCTTTGGAACCAGCCAGGAAAAAGATTGCCACAATTGAGGCACAAAGAGTAATGTCGGTATTTGAAGACACCATCCACAGGATTGAAATGGTCAGTATACTGCCGTTCTTATTGAATAGCATTGACCGATTCCGTGTCAGTTTGGGGGCTGAGCTAGCAGGGCATTTGGAAAACCATCAAGTAATTCAggaaagttatcaagaaattAAACAGCAGCTTGATATTCAAATAAGACAAAATCGCAAACAGAAAGTTGTAACTCGTCCAAGTACAGGGGGTTCCTATATGAGCGAGGGAAGAGCTGACAGTCAGTACAGTGGAGATGATACTACTGCTCCAACGATGCCAACAGAGGAAAGTGAGATGAAGGTTGACAAGGGCATGGATGTATTTGACGAGGCAGAAGAGGATGCACAGAGTGATCGTCAGTCCAGCTCTCGACAAAGTGATGTTTCAAACATCAGTGCGGCTAGCTTTAACAGCACGATTGGTAGAACCATGAGAAATTTGAACTTGGTTGCTCAACAGCTGAGTACATCTTGTAAAAATATCATTCGATGCTTTCAACTCAATACTGCAGCAATGAAGACCATTATGAACCAGGCAAGGCATCAGATTCCTAGTAGCAATCAGTCATTGATTCAGTATTTAAATGAACTTAAAGAGATACTTCTGAATAAACTACTTACAACTCCAGAAGAAGAGAGCGAAAGAATGGATTACATCCAAGAAATTTCTTTGAGAGAGAGAAACAATGCTGCTATCATTGAAAAATTGGAAGAAGAATTGAGGGCTGCTATGGCAGATAAGGACGAAGAG atcaaaaagaaaaatgatGTCATCAGAAGAATCCAAGCCGATCTGCGCCAGATAGAGAAATTCTCTGAAGAGAACATGAAACGAGTCCAAAcagaagctgagaaacaggaAGCTTCTGACATCAAGACAAGTGATGGAAAGAAACAGAGGCTACTTCAGGAGCTGCAGCAACTGAAGACCCAGAATCAGAATATGATTACGGAGCACAGAGAAAGCGAACAGGATTTGAGAAGA AAAAAGTTCAGAGTGGAGTCCCAAGTGGAAAACTTGATACAAAAGTTTGATGCTGATATGACCGAGAGACAG AACGAGTATGAAGAGATTGATGCTGAGTATACAAAGGAAAAGAAACAGCTACATGAGTTGGAGGAACGGTTTAAGACTCTAGAGGATGAGTACCAACAGATAATGGAGGAACGACGTGTAGCTCGTGAGAAACGTGAGGCTGCAGAGCGTGACATGTCCAACATGGTGAAGGCTGCCACCACCATTCAGGCATTCTGGAGGTCATTCAAGGTCAGAAAGGCGCTCAAAGGACGCAAGAAGAAGGGTGGCGGtggaaagaaaaagaaatag